From the genome of Streptomyces sp. NBC_01260, one region includes:
- a CDS encoding DoxX family protein: MGIVNRRDLGLLLLRVGTGAVLAAHGTQKLAGWFGGGGIEGTARAMEAMGFRPPKHSAVAAGLGEAGGGLLLALGLATPAAGAAAAGAMAGAVAVHAPAGFFAQGGGYEYPAFLGFTAAAIGLTGPGRYSVDHATCHAFNQPWTVALAFAGGAVAAAAVVGKRAKGQVSDPGES; this comes from the coding sequence ATGGGCATCGTGAACCGTCGTGACCTCGGCCTGCTTCTCCTGCGTGTCGGCACCGGCGCGGTGCTGGCCGCGCACGGCACTCAGAAACTGGCCGGCTGGTTCGGCGGCGGAGGCATCGAGGGCACCGCCCGCGCGATGGAGGCCATGGGCTTCCGTCCGCCGAAGCACAGCGCGGTCGCGGCCGGACTCGGCGAGGCCGGCGGTGGCCTGCTGCTGGCCCTGGGCCTCGCCACGCCGGCGGCCGGCGCGGCGGCGGCCGGCGCCATGGCGGGAGCCGTGGCCGTCCACGCGCCCGCCGGATTCTTCGCACAGGGCGGCGGCTACGAGTATCCGGCCTTCCTCGGCTTCACCGCTGCCGCGATCGGACTGACCGGCCCCGGCCGCTACTCCGTCGACCACGCCACCTGCCACGCGTTCAACCAGCCCTGGACGGTGGCTCTGGCCTTCGCGGGCGGTGCGGTGGCGGCCGCTGCCGTCGTCGGTAAGCGGGCCAAGGGGCAGGTCTCGGATCCCGGCGAATCCTGA
- a CDS encoding PadR family transcriptional regulator: MSLPHAILTALLEKPSSGLELTRRFDRSIGYFWSATHQQIYRELGKLEQAGQIRALVPAQPARGQKKEYEVLPAGREALSVWVARPEDPKQVRDPLLLRMRAAAVVGAPGLDTELRRHLALHRRQLAEYLAIEEQDFPPERTAAQDRLRHLVLRGGIDLENFWIGWLTRALADDAVPEAPEPE; this comes from the coding sequence ATGTCACTCCCGCACGCGATCCTCACCGCCCTGCTCGAAAAGCCTTCGTCGGGGCTGGAGCTGACCCGCAGGTTCGACCGGTCGATCGGCTACTTCTGGTCGGCCACGCACCAGCAGATCTACCGCGAGCTGGGAAAGCTGGAGCAGGCCGGGCAGATCAGGGCCCTCGTGCCGGCGCAGCCCGCCCGGGGGCAGAAGAAGGAGTACGAGGTACTGCCGGCGGGCCGCGAGGCGCTGTCCGTCTGGGTGGCCCGACCGGAGGACCCGAAACAGGTCCGTGACCCGCTGCTGCTGCGGATGCGGGCGGCGGCGGTCGTCGGCGCACCCGGCCTGGACACCGAGCTGCGCCGGCATCTGGCGCTGCACCGACGGCAGCTCGCGGAGTATCTGGCGATCGAGGAGCAGGACTTTCCGCCGGAGCGCACCGCGGCGCAGGACCGGCTGCGGCATCTGGTACTGCGGGGCGGCATCGATCTGGAGAACTTCTGGATCGGCTGGCTGACCCGCGCGCTGGCCGATGACGCCGTCCCGGAGGCGCCCGAGCCGGAGTAG
- a CDS encoding EF-hand domain-containing protein — MRAEATNRVRLVFSLFDANGNGAIEADDFEIMASRVVEAAPDSDDAAKNAMLAAFRRYWSTLDAELDTDGDGRITFDEYAACVLSPERFDLTISDFAESLAALGDPDGDGLIERPLFMALMTAIGFGRPNIDALFDAFEPSESDRIEVTTWVVGIKDYYSPDKVGIPGDHLVGSATV; from the coding sequence GTGCGTGCAGAGGCGACCAATCGGGTCAGGCTTGTCTTCTCCCTGTTCGACGCCAATGGCAATGGCGCTATCGAAGCCGACGACTTCGAAATCATGGCAAGCCGTGTCGTCGAGGCGGCACCCGATTCCGATGACGCCGCGAAGAACGCGATGCTGGCCGCCTTCCGGCGGTACTGGTCGACCTTGGACGCTGAACTGGACACCGACGGCGACGGCAGGATCACCTTCGACGAGTACGCCGCCTGCGTACTGTCACCCGAGCGCTTCGACCTGACGATCAGCGACTTCGCCGAGTCGCTCGCCGCGCTTGGCGACCCGGACGGGGACGGACTCATCGAGCGGCCCCTCTTCATGGCACTGATGACAGCGATCGGTTTCGGGCGCCCGAACATCGACGCTCTGTTCGACGCCTTCGAACCCTCGGAATCCGATCGGATCGAGGTGACGACCTGGGTCGTCGGAATCAAGGACTACTACAGCCCGGATAAGGTGGGTATTCCCGGTGACCACCTCGTGGGGAGCGCGACAGTCTGA
- a CDS encoding NADPH-dependent 2,4-dienoyl-CoA reductase — protein MSPYPHLLSPLDLGFTTLPNRVLMGSMHIGLEEVEHGFERMAAFYAARARGGVGLMVTGGISPNERGCTFPGGAKMTTEAEAAQHAQVTSAVHAAGGRIAMQILHFGRYAHHPGLVAPSAVQAPISAFTPHALSDDEVESTIEDFVAAAALAQLAGYDGVEIMGSEGYLINEFIAAATNLRDDRWGGSYENRIRFPVEIVRRVRERVGSDFILIYRLSMLDLVPGGSSLEEVVRLAREIEAAGATIINTGIGWHEARIPTIATSVPRGAFTWVTEKVRGAVSVPLVTSNRINTPEVAEEILAAGRADMVSMARPFLADPDFVVKASEGRSDAINTCIGCNQACLDHIFSGQVTSCLVNPRACHETELTLSPTRTRKRVAVVGAGPAGLACAVTAAERGHEVTLFDAADEIGGQLNVARRVPGKEEFNETLRYFRTRLAEEKVGLRLGAPATAGQLDGFDEIVLATGVTPRTPAIPGIGHPSVVSYLDVLRHGAPVGDRVALVGAGGIGFDVAEYLTDGGDGASLDPEAFFRQWGVDTEYRERGGLGTAERPESPRTVHLLQRKASKVGAGLGRTTGWIHRTELRHRGVTMLAGVGYDLIDDDGLHVTVDGEQHLLPVDTVVLCAGQEPRRDLYEELLAAGRPAHLIGGADVAAELDAKRAIRQGTELAASL, from the coding sequence ATGAGCCCGTACCCGCATCTGCTGAGCCCGCTCGACCTCGGGTTCACCACCCTCCCGAACCGGGTCCTGATGGGATCGATGCACATCGGCCTGGAGGAGGTCGAGCACGGCTTCGAGCGCATGGCCGCGTTCTACGCCGCCCGCGCCCGGGGCGGCGTGGGACTCATGGTCACCGGCGGCATCTCCCCGAACGAACGCGGCTGCACGTTCCCCGGCGGCGCCAAGATGACCACCGAGGCGGAGGCGGCACAGCATGCGCAGGTCACCTCGGCCGTACACGCGGCCGGTGGCCGGATCGCCATGCAGATACTGCATTTCGGGCGCTACGCCCATCACCCCGGCCTGGTGGCGCCGAGCGCGGTCCAGGCTCCGATCAGCGCGTTCACCCCGCACGCGCTCAGCGACGACGAGGTCGAGTCGACCATCGAGGACTTCGTGGCGGCGGCCGCGCTGGCGCAGCTCGCCGGGTACGACGGCGTCGAGATCATGGGCTCCGAGGGCTACTTGATCAATGAGTTCATCGCCGCGGCGACCAACCTCCGCGACGACCGCTGGGGCGGCTCGTACGAGAACCGCATCCGCTTCCCCGTCGAGATCGTGCGCCGGGTCCGGGAGCGGGTCGGCAGCGACTTCATTCTGATCTACCGGCTCTCGATGCTGGACCTGGTGCCCGGCGGATCGTCGCTGGAGGAGGTCGTGCGGCTCGCCCGGGAGATCGAGGCGGCCGGGGCGACGATCATCAATACCGGCATCGGCTGGCACGAGGCCCGTATCCCCACGATCGCGACGTCGGTGCCGCGAGGCGCCTTCACCTGGGTCACCGAGAAGGTGCGCGGCGCCGTCTCCGTACCGCTGGTGACGAGCAACCGGATCAATACCCCGGAGGTCGCCGAGGAGATCCTGGCGGCGGGGCGCGCGGACATGGTGTCGATGGCCCGGCCGTTCCTCGCCGACCCGGACTTCGTCGTGAAGGCGAGCGAGGGCCGCTCGGATGCCATCAACACGTGCATCGGCTGCAACCAGGCCTGCCTGGACCACATCTTCAGCGGGCAGGTCACCTCCTGTCTGGTCAATCCGCGGGCCTGCCACGAGACGGAGCTCACGCTGTCACCGACGAGGACCCGCAAGCGGGTCGCGGTCGTCGGCGCCGGTCCCGCCGGGCTCGCCTGTGCGGTGACGGCGGCCGAGCGCGGTCACGAGGTGACGCTCTTCGACGCGGCCGACGAGATCGGCGGGCAGCTCAATGTGGCGCGCCGGGTGCCCGGCAAGGAGGAGTTCAACGAGACGCTGCGCTACTTCCGCACCCGGCTGGCGGAGGAGAAGGTCGGGCTCCGGCTCGGCGCCCCGGCCACCGCGGGGCAGCTCGACGGCTTCGACGAGATCGTCCTGGCCACCGGGGTCACCCCCCGCACCCCCGCGATCCCGGGCATCGGCCACCCCAGTGTGGTCAGCTACCTCGACGTACTGCGCCACGGGGCGCCGGTCGGCGACCGGGTCGCCCTCGTCGGGGCGGGCGGGATCGGTTTCGACGTGGCCGAGTACCTGACCGACGGCGGGGACGGCGCGAGCCTGGACCCCGAGGCGTTCTTCCGGCAGTGGGGCGTCGACACCGAGTACCGGGAGCGGGGCGGGCTGGGCACCGCCGAGCGCCCGGAGTCACCGCGCACGGTCCACCTGCTCCAGCGCAAGGCGAGCAAGGTCGGCGCGGGGCTCGGCAGGACGACGGGATGGATCCACCGCACCGAACTCCGGCACCGCGGCGTCACGATGCTGGCGGGCGTGGGTTACGACCTGATCGACGACGACGGCTTGCATGTCACGGTCGACGGCGAGCAGCATCTGCTGCCGGTGGACACCGTGGTGCTCTGCGCGGGTCAGGAACCCCGACGGGACCTCTACGAGGAGCTGCTCGCCGCGGGCCGTCCCGCACATCTGATCGGCGGCGCGGACGTCGCGGCCGAGCTGGACGCCAAGAGGGCGATCCGCCAGGGCACGGAACTCGCCGCCTCGCTCTGA
- a CDS encoding FAD-dependent oxidoreductase — MTYAITQTCCGDATCVAVCPVNCIHPTPGERAFGSTEMLYVDPATCIDCGACADACPVDAVFPVDSLFGAQREYAAINAAYFEGREPEPVAGPNFHAWDEPSFPRSLPSGFAPIRVAVVGTGPAGMYAAEDLLLHTNAEVTLVDRLPVAGGLVRYGVAPDHPATKKAGEAFARFHSHPRVRMALGVEVGRDLTAQELAAHHDAVIYAVGARADRRLGVPGEDLPASISATSFVSWYNAHPEAPPETVALTAERVVVAGNGNVALDVARILVTDPAALADTDIADHALTALRDSKVREVVLLGRRGPGHLACTASELLALTHLPGVDLVVDDHDPRTGTTIDGAAPGEKAALLRDTPREAVDWSLPPAAGRRIVFRFHSAPVEVLGHDHVEAVRVTAGEGEQEIPAGLFLRAIGYRGLPVPGLPFDASTGTVPHEGGRVTGLSATYVAGWIKRGPSGGIGANRTCAAETVGTLLDDAVAGVLPSPAPPPKAFHRLARSRGRDVVDARGLAAIDRAELAGGREQGRPRVKLATVPALVAAAKGGRWRSRS; from the coding sequence ATGACCTACGCCATCACCCAGACCTGCTGCGGCGACGCCACCTGTGTCGCCGTGTGCCCCGTCAACTGCATTCACCCGACGCCCGGGGAACGGGCCTTCGGCAGCACCGAGATGCTCTACGTCGACCCGGCGACCTGTATCGACTGCGGCGCCTGCGCGGATGCCTGCCCGGTCGACGCGGTCTTCCCGGTCGACAGCCTCTTCGGGGCGCAGAGGGAGTACGCCGCGATCAACGCCGCCTACTTCGAGGGCCGGGAGCCGGAGCCGGTCGCCGGACCGAACTTCCACGCCTGGGACGAGCCCTCGTTCCCGCGCAGCCTGCCGTCCGGCTTCGCGCCGATCCGGGTGGCGGTCGTCGGCACCGGACCCGCCGGGATGTACGCCGCCGAGGACCTGCTGCTGCACACCAACGCCGAGGTGACACTGGTCGACCGGCTGCCGGTGGCCGGCGGCCTCGTCCGGTACGGCGTCGCGCCCGACCACCCCGCCACGAAAAAGGCCGGCGAGGCGTTCGCACGCTTCCACTCGCATCCTCGGGTGCGGATGGCCCTGGGCGTCGAGGTGGGCAGGGACCTCACCGCGCAGGAGCTCGCCGCACACCATGACGCGGTGATCTACGCGGTCGGCGCCCGCGCCGACCGGCGGCTCGGCGTACCGGGCGAGGACCTGCCGGCCAGCATCTCGGCCACCTCGTTCGTGTCCTGGTACAACGCGCACCCCGAAGCCCCGCCGGAGACCGTCGCCCTGACCGCGGAGCGGGTGGTCGTCGCGGGGAACGGCAACGTCGCTCTCGACGTCGCACGCATCCTCGTCACCGATCCGGCCGCGCTGGCGGACACGGACATCGCCGATCACGCGCTGACGGCCCTGCGGGACTCGAAGGTGCGCGAGGTCGTGCTGCTGGGACGGCGCGGACCCGGGCACTTGGCCTGCACCGCCTCCGAACTGCTCGCCCTCACACATCTGCCGGGCGTGGACCTGGTCGTCGACGACCACGACCCGAGGACCGGTACGACGATCGACGGTGCGGCACCGGGCGAGAAGGCCGCGCTGCTGCGGGACACGCCCCGGGAGGCGGTCGACTGGTCGCTGCCTCCGGCCGCGGGACGGCGCATCGTCTTCCGCTTCCACTCGGCCCCGGTGGAGGTGCTCGGCCACGACCACGTCGAAGCCGTGCGGGTGACGGCCGGCGAGGGCGAGCAGGAGATACCGGCGGGTCTGTTCCTGCGGGCGATCGGATACCGCGGCCTGCCGGTGCCGGGGCTGCCCTTCGACGCGTCGACCGGAACCGTCCCGCACGAGGGCGGCCGGGTGACGGGCCTGTCGGCGACGTACGTCGCCGGCTGGATCAAGCGTGGCCCGTCGGGCGGCATCGGGGCCAACCGCACCTGCGCCGCCGAGACCGTCGGCACGCTCCTGGACGACGCGGTCGCGGGCGTGCTGCCCTCCCCCGCGCCCCCGCCCAAGGCATTCCACCGCCTCGCCCGGAGCCGCGGCCGCGACGTCGTCGATGCCCGGGGGCTGGCGGCCATCGACCGGGCCGAACTGGCCGGGGGCCGCGAGCAGGGTCGCCCGCGGGTCAAACTCGCCACGGTACCCGCGCTGGTCGCGGCGGCGAAGGGCGGCCGCTGGAGATCGCGAAGCTGA
- a CDS encoding IS5 family transposase (programmed frameshift), with amino-acid sequence MGRGDLTNAEWDRLESFLPPGGTRGGRWSDHRRVINGVLYRVRTGVQWRDLPERFGPWETVYKRHRRWSADGTWQMLLSRIQVAEDAEGGIDWDVSVDSTAVRAHQHAAGARKAPPRRPSKGGQVGDEPGRSGTAETDHPPGGGGQVGECLGRSRGGFTTKIHLVAEGRCRPLAFVLTPGHYGDGPQLERVLEQVLVPRAGVGRPRTRPDHVLADKAYTSRKNRRYLRRRGIRHTIPERLDQQRHRKNRGSRGGRPTGFDSELYKKRNTVERTINRLKGFRAVATRYEKRAYIYLGTVTLAALMIWLRT; translated from the exons ATGGGCCGTGGGGATCTGACGAATGCGGAGTGGGATCGGCTGGAGTCGTTCCTACCTCCTGGTGGTACGCGTGGAGGTCGGTGGAGCGATCACCGCCGGGTGATCAACGGGGTTCTCTACCGGGTGCGGACCGGCGTGCAGTGGCGGGATCTGCCGGAGCGATTCGGGCCATGGGAGACGGTCTATAAACGACATCGTCGCTGGTCAGCCGATGGAACCTGGCAGATGCTGCTGTCTCGCATCCAGGTAGCCGAGGACGCCGAGGGCGGCATCGACTGGGACGTGTCGGTGGACTCGACAGCCGTGCGAGCCCACCAGCACGCCGCCGGTGCGAGGAAAGCGCCCCCG CGCCGTCCCTCAAAGGGGGGCCAAGTGGGGGACGAACCAGGTCGATCCGGTACTGCGGAGACTGACCATCCGCCTGGAGGAGGTGGTCAGGTCGGCGAATGTCTGGGACGTTCCCGCGGAGGATTCACCACCAAGATCCACCTCGTTGCCGAGGGACGATGCCGGCCCCTCGCCTTCGTCCTGACACCCGGACACTACGGAGACGGACCCCAGCTCGAGCGGGTGCTGGAACAGGTTCTGGTGCCGCGAGCCGGAGTCGGCCGGCCACGCACCCGGCCCGACCATGTCTTGGCGGACAAGGCCTACACGTCCCGGAAGAACCGCCGCTACCTGCGACGACGCGGAATCCGGCACACCATCCCCGAACGTCTCGACCAGCAGAGACACCGCAAGAACCGAGGTTCACGCGGCGGTCGGCCTACCGGTTTCGACAGCGAGCTCTACAAGAAGCGCAACACCGTCGAACGCACCATCAACCGCCTCAAAGGCTTCCGCGCCGTCGCGACCCGCTACGAGAAACGCGCCTACATCTACCTCGGCACCGTCACACTCGCAGCACTCATGATCTGGCTCCGTACATGA
- a CDS encoding class I SAM-dependent methyltransferase, with protein MAGAAHRNTGVEGVDGGVGLTALLVAAARAIETNRHDPLARDVYAEHFVLAAPASAGWPVRMQQVPDGEANPLWGRFARYFGLRTRVFDDFLLRSVREDARQVVLLGAGLDARAFRLDWPPDCVIFEIDREGVLAFKHEVLDGLSAAPKAARVPIPVDLRADWVGALTDAGFDTAAPSVWLAEGLLFYLPNTAETYLIDTVDRLSAGGSTLTFEVKLDKDLLEYRDSPLYTSTTQQIGIDLLALFDREPRPDSAGDLAGKGWSTKVHTPFDFTRHHGRGPLPEQNDALAGNRWVFANKPRL; from the coding sequence GTGGCCGGCGCGGCGCATCGGAACACCGGGGTGGAAGGCGTGGACGGGGGCGTCGGCCTGACCGCTCTCCTGGTCGCCGCGGCACGGGCGATCGAGACCAACCGCCACGACCCCCTCGCACGGGACGTCTACGCGGAGCACTTCGTGCTCGCCGCACCGGCGTCCGCGGGCTGGCCGGTCCGCATGCAACAGGTTCCGGACGGGGAGGCGAACCCGCTGTGGGGGCGATTCGCACGCTACTTCGGCCTGCGGACGAGGGTCTTCGACGACTTCCTCCTGCGGTCGGTGCGCGAGGACGCCCGCCAAGTGGTACTGCTCGGGGCCGGGTTGGATGCGAGGGCGTTCCGACTCGACTGGCCTCCGGACTGCGTGATCTTCGAGATCGACAGGGAAGGCGTGCTGGCGTTCAAGCACGAGGTGCTCGACGGGCTGTCGGCCGCCCCGAAAGCGGCGCGCGTACCGATCCCGGTCGATCTGCGCGCCGACTGGGTCGGAGCGCTGACCGACGCCGGCTTCGACACGGCCGCACCGAGTGTCTGGCTGGCCGAGGGGCTGCTGTTCTACTTGCCCAACACTGCCGAGACCTACCTCATCGACACGGTGGACCGGTTGAGTGCGGGAGGAAGCACTCTGACGTTCGAGGTCAAACTCGACAAGGACTTGCTGGAATACCGCGACAGCCCGCTTTACACCTCGACGACACAGCAGATCGGCATCGACCTGCTCGCGCTGTTCGACAGAGAGCCACGGCCCGACTCCGCCGGCGATCTGGCGGGCAAGGGCTGGTCCACCAAGGTCCACACCCCCTTCGACTTCACTCGCCACCACGGACGCGGCCCACTGCCCGAG
- a CDS encoding SAM-dependent methyltransferase gives MNENTLSAPHPANAHPARVYNVWLGGKDHYPVDQEAAELAARANPTIVPSVRANRAFLGRAVRHLAGVGVRQFLDIGTGIPAAANTHEVAQQAAPESRVVYVDNDPIVLSHARALLVSGPEGQTDYVQADVRDVDTILEAASRNLDLDQPVGLMLVAVLQYIKDAEDPWDITRRLLDRLAPGSHLVLSHPAADVTAPEVAESMRIYNERAANHASATPRTHAEVHRFCDGLEILEPGVVTLTRWRPGPSDTPDDTLPMWCAVARKA, from the coding sequence ATGAATGAGAACACGCTGTCCGCACCGCACCCCGCGAACGCGCATCCAGCGCGTGTGTACAACGTCTGGCTGGGCGGGAAGGACCACTATCCGGTGGATCAGGAGGCGGCAGAGCTGGCCGCCCGGGCGAACCCGACGATCGTCCCGTCGGTCCGGGCCAACCGCGCCTTCCTCGGCCGCGCCGTACGTCACCTGGCGGGGGTCGGGGTCCGTCAGTTCCTCGACATCGGTACGGGGATTCCCGCCGCGGCGAACACCCACGAGGTGGCGCAACAGGCCGCCCCCGAATCCCGTGTCGTCTACGTCGACAACGACCCGATCGTGCTCTCCCACGCGCGGGCGCTCCTGGTCAGCGGTCCCGAGGGGCAGACCGACTACGTGCAGGCCGATGTGCGGGACGTGGACACGATCCTCGAAGCGGCCTCCCGGAACCTGGATCTCGACCAGCCGGTCGGTCTCATGCTCGTGGCGGTCCTTCAGTACATCAAGGACGCCGAGGACCCCTGGGACATCACTCGCCGGCTGCTGGACCGCCTTGCCCCGGGCAGTCACCTCGTGCTGTCGCATCCGGCCGCCGACGTCACCGCTCCCGAGGTTGCGGAATCGATGCGGATCTACAACGAGCGCGCCGCCAACCACGCCTCGGCCACGCCGCGCACCCATGCGGAGGTGCATCGCTTCTGCGATGGCCTGGAAATCCTGGAACCGGGGGTGGTCACGCTGACTCGCTGGCGTCCGGGCCCGTCCGACACCCCGGACGACACCCTGCCCATGTGGTGCGCCGTAGCCCGCAAGGCGTAA
- a CDS encoding AurF N-oxygenase family protein, which produces MASSTVRPEDRNQERPAGQDVARRLLDSAAKLSYDPATEVDWNTPLNTDHHGASPEWSTLYGTAYWQELTEAQRKALTRQEAASVAGTGIWFEMILQQMVLRDMYAKDPTDPRFQWALTEVADECRHSIMFARGAAKLGAPAYRPHRAVVELGRAFKTLAFGEAAYAAILVAEEVLDVMQRDWMRDERVAPFVRTINNIHVVEESRHMKFARDETRRRLRDAGPVRRHINSLVVAIASYYIVTSMVNRDVYANAGLDGERARAEAGTNEHHKSLMRSSCSGLMEFLASARLLTKPALFFYKRASLI; this is translated from the coding sequence ATGGCAAGCAGCACTGTTCGGCCGGAGGACCGGAACCAGGAGCGGCCAGCCGGGCAGGACGTCGCCCGGCGTCTGCTCGACTCGGCCGCGAAGCTGTCGTACGACCCGGCCACCGAGGTGGACTGGAACACCCCCCTGAACACGGACCACCACGGCGCCAGTCCCGAGTGGAGCACGCTCTACGGGACCGCGTACTGGCAGGAGTTGACCGAAGCCCAGCGCAAGGCGCTGACCCGCCAGGAGGCCGCGTCCGTCGCCGGCACGGGCATCTGGTTCGAGATGATCCTGCAGCAGATGGTGCTGCGCGACATGTACGCCAAGGACCCGACCGATCCTCGGTTCCAGTGGGCGCTCACGGAGGTCGCCGACGAGTGCCGGCACTCCATCATGTTCGCCCGGGGCGCCGCGAAACTCGGCGCCCCGGCCTACCGGCCGCACCGTGCTGTGGTCGAACTGGGCAGGGCCTTCAAGACCCTTGCCTTCGGCGAGGCCGCGTACGCCGCGATCCTCGTCGCCGAGGAGGTGCTCGACGTGATGCAGCGCGACTGGATGCGGGACGAGCGGGTCGCGCCGTTCGTCCGCACCATCAACAACATCCATGTGGTCGAGGAGTCACGGCACATGAAGTTCGCCCGTGACGAGACCCGCAGGCGCCTGCGGGACGCGGGTCCGGTACGCCGGCACATCAACTCCCTCGTGGTCGCGATCGCCTCGTACTACATCGTCACCAGCATGGTGAACCGGGACGTCTACGCGAACGCCGGGCTGGACGGCGAGCGTGCCCGCGCCGAGGCCGGGACCAACGAGCACCACAAGTCCCTCATGCGGTCCAGCTGTTCGGGCCTGATGGAGTTCCTCGCCTCGGCCAGGCTCCTCACCAAACCGGCCCTGTTCTTCTACAAGCGTGCCTCACTGATCTGA